Within Roseibium sp. HPY-6, the genomic segment GAAGTGCTTTTTGTAAAACGCGGCCTGCCGCTCCGGGTCGGTGCTTTTGAAAAAGACGCCGCCAATACCGTCGACCTTCGCTGAATGACTCATTTACCGTCCTCCGACTGTGTTCACACCAACGAGACCAACGCTTCACAAAGCGCCACCGGGTCGTAATACGGCGAAGACGTCTTGCTCACCAGATCGAGCTTCAGCACCGTGATACCACGCGCGCTGATTTCGCCAGTCTGCGCGTCCGGTATGCTCTTGTCGACAATAACGAAATTGAGCAGATTTTCTGTGCGGCAAGCGGCACCGGCATCGCGATGCAGATAGGTCAGCAGCGTGTGGACCTTGTCCGCGAGTGGCATGTCGCCGGTTTCAGGATCTTTACCAAGACTTGGAACGTAGACTTTCGGAACCGTGCGTTCCGCGACCGCGCGCCCGACCCCCTCCGGCAGCAGGTTGGCCATCAGGCTTGTGTAGAAACTGCCGGGCGCATAGCAAATCAGATCAGCGGAATGCATCAGCGTCCGGTTGCGTTCCGGGAAAACAGACTGCGCAAGGTTTTTGCCGTTGAGACTGTGATTGAGGAAAAAGTCCTTGATCGGCGACGTCAGTGCCGGGTGCTCTTTGCCGGTCAGTAAATGCTGGCCGATGATCACGTCACCATTGGCAAGTTCGGCACCCAGATGCAGGTTGTCGTCGGTTACCGCTCGAACCGTGCCCTGCACACCGACCAGTTTGGAGACCAGAAAGATGATCGGCTCAAGCTGCTGGTTCTGGTTGATGTAGCCACCCGCCAGAATGAGATTGCCGATGCTTGCGCCGCGCAGGTCGAACGTTTTCGGGCAGGCAGACCGGAACATGCCGAGCTGGTTCTGGATGAGCATGCGCATAGGTTGCTCGATGGCACCGACCAGCGGATGCGTGCCGGCGATCATCGCGCCGAGTTCATTGTGCAGATCCTCCAGCATCGCAGACTTTGCAAAACGGTGCGTGAAAAGCCGGAAGACATCCGGATGCCCAAGCACCGTCTCGTCGGCAAGCGCCATAAGACGGCTTCTCAGATCTCCGATTGCCGGCATGTCAAATGCGACCCGAAGCCCTTGCGAGCTGCCGCCGGAATCAAATGGCGTCACGAGGTGAATGGAGTTGTGCGTGTAGCGCTTCAAAACTTGCGACACGCCATTCAGCGCCGATCCTCCGCTGAAAAAGAGGAGGCGTGGGCCGAGCTTCGGATTGGACAGAAACCGTTCGATCCTGAACGGGTCCGGCATGCGCACCGCACGCGTGATGGTGACTTCGGACATACCAACCCCTGTTCAAATCGCCTTTCGGCAAATCCGAATTTGCCGCCGGATCAGGTCGCTATTCAATCCATATGGCACGGAAATCATTCACATTTGTCAATGTCGGTCCTGTGACGACCTGATCGCCGATCTTTTCAAAGAAACTGTGCGCATCGTTTTCGCCAAGCGCTGCCGATGCCGAAACGCCCTTTACTTCGGCTTTGGAGAGCGTATCGGGTCCGATGACGGCACCGGCAACCTCTGCGGCTCCGTCGACACCATCGGTATCGCATGCAAGCGCATAGATGCCCTGCGCCCCCTCAAGCGCAAGCGCCAAGGCGAGGGCATATTCCGCATTGGGTCCGCCGACCCCGTTGCCATTGCGGGTCACTGTCAATTCACCGCCTGAGAGCAACAGGAGCGGCCGGCCCCCTGCGCCGCGCGCTCTCTGGCGCTCAAGAGCGAGGCCTGCATGCGCACGCGCGACCTCTCGCGCTTCCCCTTCCAGGGCGTCCCCCAGAATCTCAACGTCGCATCCGAGGCCTTTGGCCAGCGCCCGCGCAGCTTCAAGCGATTGGGAGGGGGCAGCAAAGATCGTGTTGGTTACGCGCGAGAGCCTTTCATCGTCGGGCGGAATGACCCCGGTTGGGCCCGCCAGAACATTCTTGACTGTATCCGGCACCTCAAGAGCCCAGTTATCGAGGATTGCGCTCGCGTCGTCTTGGGAGCTCTGGTCCCCGACCGTTGGCCCGGACCCGATTTCGGCCGGATCGTCACCTGGAACGTCGGACAGCAGCAATGCCTGCATATGCGCTGGATAGGCCGCCGCAGCGAGCTGACCGCCTTTCACCGCACTAAGGTGCTTTCGCACCGTGTTCATCTGACCGATGGGAGCACCCGAACTTAAAAGCTTCTGATTGACCAGCTGCTTTTCCGAAAGCGAAATTTCGCCCGCAGGCGATGTCAGCAACGCCGAAGCGCCACCGGAGATGAGCGCCAGAACGAAGTCATCCTCGCCAAGACCCTCAAGAAGCGACAGCAGGCGGCGTGTGGCATTGAGACCCGCCTCATCGGGAACAGGATGGGCTGCTTCGACAATCTCGATCCCCTGACAGGGACGCCCATAGCCATAGCGCGTAATGACCAGCCCCTCACAGGGTCCCCAGACGGCTTCGACAGCTTCGGCCATGCGCGCTGAGGCCTTGCCCGCTCCAATCACAACGACCCGGCCGCCCGGCTTTTCGGGGAGAAAAGCAGAGAGGCTTTTCATCGGATCGGCCACTTCCACCGCCCGCTGAAACAGGTCTCGCAGGGCCTCGGCAGGCTGATTGCTCATGGGGACACACCTTTCATTTCGAACAGGTGAGCAGTTTGAGCGCTGTTTTAAGAGATTTTTCAAGGCGCGATTTGGCCAAAGTCGTCTTCATACTATCTAAAAGCCAAATAGAAGTGCATTTTCGCATGAGAGAATTGCCCATTTCACAATTGCCAAATTGCCTTTGCGACCTCACGTAGGTGAGAAAAGAGAGGACAAACCGATGTCAGACACCTCAATGCCCGCGCTTAATGACGCGATCAGAAACCCGAACAATCCGACCCATATGATGGTGATCAAGGATGTGGCGCGCCGCATCCGTATATACGCCGGCGATGTCTTGCTGGCGGACAGCACTTCTGCACGGAGGGTCGTGGAGTTCGGCAAGTCGGTCTATGACCCCGTGGTCTACATTCCCGAAGCAGACCTGATTGCAAATTTCGAGACCGTCGAGAGGTCGACACATTGCCCGATCAAGGGCGACGCCAGCTACGTCGCCCTGGAGGGCGCCGAGATAGGCTGGGTATATCACAACCCGATACCCATGACCGCTCAACTGAAAGGGCATTACGCATTCTGGCCTGCAAAGACACGTCTGGTGGAAGGCGAATAGATTTTCCTTCCCGCTCCACAGGGTGCGTCTTAAGCGGCCTGGCCGCTCTCAGCTACTGGTCCGAGGCACTGCAAAATCCGGGTCCAGCCTCCCTCATGATTGTCGCGGCTTTCCAGGGATGGAAACTTAACGTGCGTAAGAGTGAGCTGCGTACCACCTTCCACTTTCTCAAAATCAAGGGTCACCAAACTGTCCGGTTCCGAGAACGGGCTCTCCCAGGTGAAGGCAAGACGCGAGTGGCGGGAAATTTCCTTGTAGGTTCCTGCATGGGGTATGTGCTGATCCCCCGCTTGCATGATGATTTCGAAGCGGCCGCCGACAGTAGGATCGGTGGTAGCTTTCGGAACGGTCATGCCCGGTCCCGGCGTCATGAATTTCGCCAGCGTTTCAGGGTTCAACCACGCTTCGAAAACACGTTCCGCCGGTGCATTAAAAACACGCGAGACCACAACACTCAGATCATTCATCATCCGGCTCCGTTTCAAGCAACTCGTCCAGCGCGTCGAGGCGTTGCGCCCAGATGGATCTGAGCTCCTTGAACCAGCGGTCGATCTCTCGCACTGGCCCCATGTCCGGTACGATCAGATGCTCACGCCATTCGGTTCGTCTGCGCACAAGGCCGACCGCTTCCAGAACCTTGATATGCTTCGACACGGCATTGAGGCTGACCTCGAAATGCCTGGCAAGATCTGTGACCCTTGTCGGACCGTGCTGCACAAGGAGTGTCAGCAGTTCCCGACGGCGCGGATCGCTCACCGCCTTCAACAGGGCGGTGAGTTTCTGGTCATCCGGCAATCGTTCAACCATTAAGTTGAATTATCCTGATACAAAAAATTAGTCAACCAATTAGTTGAATGAATGAGTCGGTCAAGATTCCGCTGGCTGCATCGTGAGTTGCTCGACATCCTCGACATAGACAAGAGCCCTGCCTTGGCAGATCCGGGTTCCATTCGCGGTTTCGCAGGTGGTTTCCAGATCAACCAGGTGCTTCTCGGGCCGCAAACGCGTGACGGTGACAGACGCCGTAAGCTCCTCTCCGACCGGGGCTGCCGCCAGAAAGTCCAGACTCTGCTTGAGATAGTTCGTGCCAGGGCCGGGAAGCTTTACCCCGAGAAGATACGAAAAGAGAGCGCCGATAAGCGGCCCCGGTACGCTTTCAGGAACACCGGTAGTCCCGGCAGACAAGGCGGCGAAGGCGCGCATGTCTTCCCTGGTGAACGTTCTTCTGGAAAAAGCTTGCTGCCCGAGACTGAAATTCATGCCGCATCTCCGATCTTACAGGCCCCGGAAAGAGTGACCGCCCCGTCGGCACTGCGGCGTATTTCGATGTCAACCAGACCCTGTGTGTCTGGATATTCCGAAATGGAAATCGTCAACTCTTCATCCGCATAGGAAGGGTTCGGAAACATCAGCGTTTGCAGCTCGTGGTCACGCCCCGGGTAAAGTGCCTGCAAGTGTCCGAAAACCCGCGCGTAAAGAAGCATTCCATGCGACACGGTTCTTCCGAACCGCGTGCGGGCGGAAAAATCCGGATCGACATGTATCGGATTGTCGTCGCCCGAAAGCCTGGCGAATTCATCGAAATCCGCCTGTCGCGGTGTCCAGGTGAAGGTGGTACAAGTCGGCTTTTCGGCGGAGTGGCTCATGGCTTACGCATCCTCCGCAACCGGTTGCGAAGAAAAACTGTCTTTGAGGACGTTCTTGCGCACCTTGCCTGCAGCAGTCCGGGGCAGATCCTCAACCACTTCGAAGCTTTTGGGGATCTTGTAAGGTGCCAGATGCCGCCTGCACCAGGCGGGCAGGTCTGCCGTGTCAAGCTTCGCACCTGGCCGCAGGATCAGGTAACCTGCACCAACCTCGCCCCATTTTTCGTCGGGCACGCCGATGACGACGGCTTCCAGAATGGCGGGATGGCTGACCAGAACCTTTTCGACCTCGGCGGGATAGACGTTCTCGCCGCCGGAAATGTACATGTCCTTTATCCGGTCAACGATGAAGTAGTAGCCGTCCTCGTCCCGCCGGGCAACATCGCCTGACTTCAGCCATCCGTCTTCGGTGAAAGCTCTTTGTGTTGCCTCGGGGTTGTCCATGTACCCGGGTGTAATGTTCGGTCCCCGGAACTGAACCTCGCCTTCGCCGGGGCCTTCGACAACCTCGCCGTCCGCATCGACGAGCCTGACATCGGTCAGCATTTGTGCTTTGCCGACAGAACCTATTTTTCTGTCCGCATTGTCCCCATCCATGAGAAAAACCGTCGGTCCCGTCTCAGTCATGCCCATGCCGTTGCAGATGGTCACGCCGCGTTTGCGGAAATCAATGAGAAGATGCTTCGGAACAGGAGCGCCGCCGCATCCCAGCGAACGAACACTTGAGAAATCCGTCTTGCGGATTTTTGCCGAAAGCGCCAGTGCCTGATAAATCGCCGGCACGCCGAAAAAAGTGGTAACCTTGCCTGCATTTATCAGGTCAAGCACAAGATCGGGCTCGAACTTGCGCAAGACGACCGACGATCCTCCGTTGAGGAAGATTGGAAGTGTCGGGAGATTAATCCCGGCCGTGTGAAAGAGGGGCAGGAAATTGACGCCCTTTTCGCCAACACTCAGCCCGGTCGCCTGGCAATAGTTTGTCATGTTGGCGTAGGCCATGCCGGCGGTCTGGATAACGGCTTTCGGCAGGCCGGTCGTCCCGGACGTATACAAAAGATACCACGGCGCATTTGTCTTGATGCGACCGCAGCCGATGGCCGCGGAGCTAGATTGCACCAGTAGTGGATCAAGCGCGCTCTGCGCGTTCGCTGCAGCGCAGATCGGCAGAACGTCCACCCCGCTTTCCCGGACCAACTCCGTTGCAATTGCAGCATTTTCTTTGTCGGCAAAAAGCAGCCGAGCGGCGGACTCTTCAAGGATGGGTTTCAGTTCGGCAACCGGCTGACGCCAGTTGAGCGGAATGAGCAGGATCCCCGTCTTTTGCGCAGCAAACAACAAAACGAAGAAGTCCGGGTGGTTGTGGCAAAGAACCGCAATGCGGTCGCCCCTTTTGAGCCCGTGGCCAAGAAGCAGGTTTCCAAGGCGGCTTGCCCGGCTGTTCACTTCACAAAACGTATAGGCCAATCCGCTTTCGTGGTCGGTGAAGGCCAGCCTATCGGGCGTTAGTTCCGCCCGCTTTGCCGCCATGTCGGTCAAAAACTCCATGTGTCCTCCCAACACCTGGTGTTCAAATAGGGCTCCGGTTTCAGGCGCTCTTGCTGGTAAAAGTCTTCAGTCCGGCAATGGTCTCAGGCCGGGCAACGAGTTCGAGAAAGTGTTCTTTTTCGTTTTCAAGACGTTTGCGCACGGCTTCAAGGCGCTGTGCATCCCAGACATTTTGCCGGGTGGCCACATGGCTCTGCTGGTGCCGCGCACCAAGAGCCGCGACCCAGTCCGCGACATCTGCCTCAAGACGGGACGGTTTTGAGATCCGTGACACCAGACCGAGCGCCAAGGCATCGTCTGCAAAGATCCTTTCGTTCAGATACTGGATCTGAAGCGATCTGGCCGGTCCGATGCGATCGCTCAAGAGCGCGGTCCAGCCCCCATCCGGACCGAAGCCGACTTCCGAATAGTAGGGTTGAATGAAGGCGTCCTCGGACATCGCGACCATGTCGGCAGCGAAGACCAGACCCGCAGACCCTCCTGTCACGGGCCCGTTGACGGCCGTCAGAACCGGCGCTGGAAACGTCAGAAGATCAAGGATCGCGTCGTGGAGGAGACCAACGAGACACTCCGAATAGGTCTGAAGGTCTTTTTTGCAAGCACCGTGATCCAGAAATCCCAGCAAGTCTCCACCCGTCGAAAAGCTGCCACCTTTGGCGCAGATAACAAGCGCTGCAGGCTTGTTTCTAGCTGCCGCCTGGATTGCCGCTCTCAGATCAAGAAGCAGATCAGGAACCAGCGCGTTGTGGCGATGAGGACGGTTCAACCGGACCCAGAGCGCACCGTCCCGCTCTTCCGTCTCGACAAGTCCAGGCGCCGATTTCACGGTTTGATACCATTGGCGATCAGGTCGTAGGCGCTCTCGACAAGCTCTGCTATCGGCGTTTTGGTCTTGAAGACGACAAGCTGTTCGCCGAGCGCGCGCGCTATTCCCATCAGGGCCCAGGCGCGCGTGTCGGGATCCCCTGCAGAGATTTGTCCCGAGGCGGCCGCATCGACGAGACCCGGGCGGTAGCCGTCGGCGAACGCCTCATAGTATTCACGATAGGCCTGCGGATCGACAAAGAGGGCCTCCTGAACAATCCGGTAAAGGTCAGGATGCGCTTCAACGAATTCCAGAAACGCGCGCAGTCCTTCCTTTTC encodes:
- a CDS encoding GAK system CofD-like protein; amino-acid sequence: MSEVTITRAVRMPDPFRIERFLSNPKLGPRLLFFSGGSALNGVSQVLKRYTHNSIHLVTPFDSGGSSQGLRVAFDMPAIGDLRSRLMALADETVLGHPDVFRLFTHRFAKSAMLEDLHNELGAMIAGTHPLVGAIEQPMRMLIQNQLGMFRSACPKTFDLRGASIGNLILAGGYINQNQQLEPIIFLVSKLVGVQGTVRAVTDDNLHLGAELANGDVIIGQHLLTGKEHPALTSPIKDFFLNHSLNGKNLAQSVFPERNRTLMHSADLICYAPGSFYTSLMANLLPEGVGRAVAERTVPKVYVPSLGKDPETGDMPLADKVHTLLTYLHRDAGAACRTENLLNFVIVDKSIPDAQTGEISARGITVLKLDLVSKTSSPYYDPVALCEALVSLV
- a CDS encoding glycerate kinase, with the translated sequence MSNQPAEALRDLFQRAVEVADPMKSLSAFLPEKPGGRVVVIGAGKASARMAEAVEAVWGPCEGLVITRYGYGRPCQGIEIVEAAHPVPDEAGLNATRRLLSLLEGLGEDDFVLALISGGASALLTSPAGEISLSEKQLVNQKLLSSGAPIGQMNTVRKHLSAVKGGQLAAAAYPAHMQALLLSDVPGDDPAEIGSGPTVGDQSSQDDASAILDNWALEVPDTVKNVLAGPTGVIPPDDERLSRVTNTIFAAPSQSLEAARALAKGLGCDVEILGDALEGEAREVARAHAGLALERQRARGAGGRPLLLLSGGELTVTRNGNGVGGPNAEYALALALALEGAQGIYALACDTDGVDGAAEVAGAVIGPDTLSKAEVKGVSASAALGENDAHSFFEKIGDQVVTGPTLTNVNDFRAIWIE
- a CDS encoding DUF427 domain-containing protein, with the protein product MSDTSMPALNDAIRNPNNPTHMMVIKDVARRIRIYAGDVLLADSTSARRVVEFGKSVYDPVVYIPEADLIANFETVERSTHCPIKGDASYVALEGAEIGWVYHNPIPMTAQLKGHYAFWPAKTRLVEGE
- a CDS encoding SRPBCC domain-containing protein, whose product is MNDLSVVVSRVFNAPAERVFEAWLNPETLAKFMTPGPGMTVPKATTDPTVGGRFEIIMQAGDQHIPHAGTYKEISRHSRLAFTWESPFSEPDSLVTLDFEKVEGGTQLTLTHVKFPSLESRDNHEGGWTRILQCLGPVAESGQAA
- a CDS encoding metalloregulator ArsR/SmtB family transcription factor, whose product is MVERLPDDQKLTALLKAVSDPRRRELLTLLVQHGPTRVTDLARHFEVSLNAVSKHIKVLEAVGLVRRRTEWREHLIVPDMGPVREIDRWFKELRSIWAQRLDALDELLETEPDDE
- a CDS encoding phosphate acetyltransferase, yielding MNFSLGQQAFSRRTFTREDMRAFAALSAGTTGVPESVPGPLIGALFSYLLGVKLPGPGTNYLKQSLDFLAAAPVGEELTASVTVTRLRPEKHLVDLETTCETANGTRICQGRALVYVEDVEQLTMQPAES
- a CDS encoding MaoC/PaaZ C-terminal domain-containing protein, with protein sequence MSHSAEKPTCTTFTWTPRQADFDEFARLSGDDNPIHVDPDFSARTRFGRTVSHGMLLYARVFGHLQALYPGRDHELQTLMFPNPSYADEELTISISEYPDTQGLVDIEIRRSADGAVTLSGACKIGDAA
- a CDS encoding AMP-binding protein: MEFLTDMAAKRAELTPDRLAFTDHESGLAYTFCEVNSRASRLGNLLLGHGLKRGDRIAVLCHNHPDFFVLLFAAQKTGILLIPLNWRQPVAELKPILEESAARLLFADKENAAIATELVRESGVDVLPICAAANAQSALDPLLVQSSSAAIGCGRIKTNAPWYLLYTSGTTGLPKAVIQTAGMAYANMTNYCQATGLSVGEKGVNFLPLFHTAGINLPTLPIFLNGGSSVVLRKFEPDLVLDLINAGKVTTFFGVPAIYQALALSAKIRKTDFSSVRSLGCGGAPVPKHLLIDFRKRGVTICNGMGMTETGPTVFLMDGDNADRKIGSVGKAQMLTDVRLVDADGEVVEGPGEGEVQFRGPNITPGYMDNPEATQRAFTEDGWLKSGDVARRDEDGYYFIVDRIKDMYISGGENVYPAEVEKVLVSHPAILEAVVIGVPDEKWGEVGAGYLILRPGAKLDTADLPAWCRRHLAPYKIPKSFEVVEDLPRTAAGKVRKNVLKDSFSSQPVAEDA
- a CDS encoding enoyl-CoA hydratase/isomerase family protein, producing MKSAPGLVETEERDGALWVRLNRPHRHNALVPDLLLDLRAAIQAAARNKPAALVICAKGGSFSTGGDLLGFLDHGACKKDLQTYSECLVGLLHDAILDLLTFPAPVLTAVNGPVTGGSAGLVFAADMVAMSEDAFIQPYYSEVGFGPDGGWTALLSDRIGPARSLQIQYLNERIFADDALALGLVSRISKPSRLEADVADWVAALGARHQQSHVATRQNVWDAQRLEAVRKRLENEKEHFLELVARPETIAGLKTFTSKSA
- a CDS encoding TetR/AcrR family transcriptional regulator — encoded protein: MNRSASTLDVPLKAPFNQPKTARGEATRKAILSAAERVIGARGYNDASIGHITSEAGVAQGTFYIYFKTKEEVFSELVLEMGRLVRHTISEATQDIEDRLSAEKEGLRAFLEFVEAHPDLYRIVQEALFVDPQAYREYYEAFADGYRPGLVDAAASGQISAGDPDTRAWALMGIARALGEQLVVFKTKTPIAELVESAYDLIANGIKP